The Petropleomorpha daqingensis genome includes a window with the following:
- a CDS encoding Rv3654c family TadE-like protein: MSDRERGSATVWVLALAGVLAVVGAAAVLVAAAVTARHRAASAADLAALAGAGRAVVGDPGACAAAADVAGANGARLTSCTVEDGAVVAVTVAVPARLGPLGRYDATGRARAGPAGG; this comes from the coding sequence GTGAGCGACCGCGAGCGCGGCTCGGCCACCGTCTGGGTGCTCGCGCTGGCCGGCGTGCTCGCCGTCGTCGGCGCGGCCGCGGTGCTCGTCGCGGCCGCTGTCACGGCGCGGCACCGGGCGGCCAGCGCCGCCGACCTCGCCGCCCTGGCCGGCGCCGGTCGCGCGGTCGTCGGTGACCCCGGCGCCTGCGCTGCCGCCGCCGACGTGGCCGGTGCCAACGGTGCCCGGCTGACCTCCTGCACGGTCGAGGACGGAGCCGTCGTCGCGGTCACCGTCGCGGTGCCCGCGCGGCTCGGACCCCTCGGCCGGTACGACGCCACCGGCCGGGCCCGCGCGGGGCCGGCCGGGGGATAG
- a CDS encoding TadE family type IV pilus minor pilin, translating to MSRLRGDRGMVTAEAAIVLPVLLLVLAGAVAAVTVVGAQMRCVDAAREGVRAAARGEDLQAVHAIVSRSAPGGAGMALAYDGDQVEVMVTTRVAPLGPIPLRIRVRATAVAQREPGTVPP from the coding sequence GTGTCCCGGTTGCGCGGTGACCGCGGCATGGTGACCGCCGAGGCCGCGATCGTGCTGCCCGTCCTGCTGCTCGTGCTCGCCGGTGCCGTGGCCGCGGTGACCGTGGTGGGCGCCCAGATGCGCTGCGTCGACGCCGCCCGGGAGGGAGTTCGGGCGGCAGCGCGCGGGGAGGACCTTCAGGCCGTCCACGCGATCGTGTCCCGGTCAGCCCCGGGCGGTGCGGGCATGGCGCTCGCCTACGACGGAGATCAGGTCGAGGTCATGGTGACCACCCGGGTCGCCCCGCTCGGCCCCATCCCGCTGCGGATCCGGGTCCGTGCGACCGCCGTGGCGCAGCGGGAGCCGGGCACGGTCCCGCCGTGA
- a CDS encoding type II secretion system F family protein, giving the protein MTGDAAAPLLVLATALLVWPSSVSRASERVRELVPAVGRRPERGVTFAVPWQRRLLAGAAGCAVGLLVGGVAGLVLAVGTGVAADRVLRRPADPHAGAAFERELPVAGDLLAVCLAAGMPVGSAVAAVAGTVAEPLAGALRAVAGLYRMGAEPRRAWADAPEELAPLGRVLVRAGESGSPTGPALRALAADARVASRARTERDVRRAGVWVLAPLGLCFLPAFVCLGVVPLVLGIAGQVFR; this is encoded by the coding sequence GTGACCGGCGACGCAGCGGCGCCGCTGCTGGTGCTCGCGACCGCGCTGCTGGTCTGGCCGTCGTCCGTCTCGCGCGCGTCGGAGCGGGTACGCGAGCTGGTCCCGGCGGTCGGCCGACGGCCGGAGCGCGGCGTCACGTTCGCGGTGCCGTGGCAGCGCCGGTTGCTGGCCGGTGCCGCCGGGTGCGCGGTCGGTCTGCTCGTCGGCGGGGTGGCCGGGCTGGTGCTGGCGGTGGGTACCGGAGTGGCGGCCGACCGGGTGCTGCGCCGGCCCGCCGACCCCCATGCCGGCGCGGCGTTCGAGCGCGAGCTGCCCGTGGCGGGGGACCTCCTGGCGGTGTGCCTCGCCGCCGGCATGCCGGTGGGGTCGGCGGTGGCGGCGGTCGCCGGGACGGTGGCGGAACCGCTCGCCGGTGCCCTGCGCGCCGTCGCGGGGCTCTACCGGATGGGTGCCGAACCGCGCCGGGCCTGGGCGGACGCGCCGGAGGAGCTGGCACCGCTCGGGCGGGTGCTGGTGCGGGCAGGGGAGTCGGGCTCGCCCACCGGGCCGGCGCTGCGTGCCCTGGCGGCCGACGCCCGCGTGGCATCCCGGGCGCGGACCGAGCGCGACGTGCGGCGGGCCGGGGTCTGGGTGCTGGCGCCGCTGGGGCTGTGCTTCCTGCCGGCGTTCGTCTGCCTCGGCGTCGTCCCGCTCGTCCTCGGCATCGCCGGGCAGGTGTTCCGGTGA
- a CDS encoding type II secretion system F family protein encodes MIAALLCLAAALFAWPDPAALRRSRIAPRARSLRWSADLARPLPVAVVAAAVGALLSTPLVAALAAGCAALAARAWRARQGTARDEVRLRLLVAALAAMAADLRAGRPLEAAAVSAARGTGDDDLGRALLRAVRSSAAPSSARAGPESDALQRISAAVRLSTRTGASLADVVTAVEDDLRARQRHRLELRSAVAAPRASATLLAGLPVLGVAMGSGIGADPWHVLTETGTGQVLLVAGVGLEVAGVAWSNRLVARVSRPGAPTALP; translated from the coding sequence GTGATCGCGGCGCTGCTGTGCCTCGCCGCCGCTCTGTTCGCGTGGCCGGACCCGGCCGCGCTCCGCCGGTCTCGGATCGCCCCCCGGGCGCGGTCGCTGCGGTGGTCGGCGGACCTGGCACGGCCGCTGCCGGTGGCGGTCGTCGCGGCGGCGGTCGGTGCGCTGCTCAGCACGCCGTTGGTCGCGGCACTGGCCGCGGGCTGCGCAGCGCTGGCCGCCCGCGCGTGGCGGGCACGGCAGGGGACGGCCCGCGACGAGGTCCGCCTGCGCCTGCTCGTCGCCGCACTGGCAGCGATGGCGGCGGACCTGCGCGCCGGCCGGCCGCTGGAGGCCGCCGCGGTGTCGGCCGCGCGGGGAACCGGCGACGACGACCTCGGCCGGGCGCTGCTGCGCGCCGTCCGGTCGAGCGCCGCACCGAGCTCGGCCCGCGCCGGCCCCGAGTCCGACGCGCTGCAACGGATCTCCGCGGCGGTCCGGCTCAGCACGCGCACCGGCGCCTCGCTGGCCGACGTGGTGACCGCGGTCGAGGACGACCTGCGCGCCCGGCAGCGGCACCGGCTCGAGCTCCGCTCGGCGGTCGCCGCGCCCCGGGCCAGCGCGACGCTGCTCGCCGGGCTGCCGGTGCTCGGCGTGGCGATGGGCAGCGGCATCGGCGCCGACCCGTGGCACGTCCTCACCGAGACCGGCACCGGCCAGGTGCTGCTGGTCGCCGGGGTCGGGCTCGAGGTCGCCGGCGTGGCCTGGTCGAACCGGCTGGTCGCCCGGGTGTCGCGACCCGGTGCGCCCACCGCGCTCCCGTGA
- a CDS encoding DUF4244 domain-containing protein has protein sequence MQQNPTTRLHRCRTVLARRWARIRATGEAGMSTAEYAVGTVAACAFAAILYRVVTGGSIVDALGRLIDSALNTLS, from the coding sequence ATGCAGCAGAACCCGACCACCCGCCTGCACCGGTGCCGCACCGTGCTGGCCCGCCGCTGGGCGCGCATCCGCGCCACGGGGGAGGCGGGCATGAGCACCGCCGAGTACGCCGTCGGCACGGTGGCGGCCTGCGCCTTCGCCGCCATCCTGTACCGGGTCGTGACCGGCGGCTCGATCGTCGACGCCCTGGGCCGGTTGATCGACTCCGCCCTGAACACGCTGTCCTGA
- a CDS encoding TadA family conjugal transfer-associated ATPase produces MSGLPLLERVRARLATEPGPPTRAAVAALVHEEAGGLLGDDDVLRAVREAVDELAGAGPLEPLLRLDGVTDVLVNGPDQVWLDRGAGLERAAVRFPDDDAVRRLAVRLAATVGRRLDDAAPWVDVGLPDGTRLHAVLPPVSGSGTCLSLRVLRRATPDLTALAATGAFPGESERLLRALIAGRHAFLVTGGTGAGKTTLLSALLGLVDPGERLVLCEDAAELAPAHPHVVRLLGRPPNVEGAGLVTLRDLVRQALRMRPDRLVVGEVRGAEVADLLAALNTGHDGGCGTLHANRPAEVPARLEALGVAAGLDRAAVHSQAAAGLAVVVHVRRSATGRRVGELGLVRRSGESVVVEPGWRADGGACPAEERLHDLLTAEEP; encoded by the coding sequence GTGAGCGGGCTGCCGCTGCTCGAGCGGGTCCGGGCCCGGTTGGCCACCGAACCCGGACCGCCGACCCGGGCCGCGGTCGCCGCGCTCGTGCACGAGGAGGCCGGCGGCCTGCTCGGCGACGACGACGTGCTGCGCGCGGTCCGCGAGGCGGTCGACGAACTCGCCGGAGCGGGGCCGCTCGAGCCGTTGCTGCGGCTCGACGGTGTCACCGACGTGCTGGTCAACGGCCCCGACCAGGTCTGGCTCGACCGCGGCGCGGGGCTGGAGCGCGCCGCCGTGCGGTTCCCCGACGACGACGCCGTGCGCCGGCTGGCCGTCCGGCTCGCCGCCACGGTCGGCCGTCGGCTCGACGACGCGGCGCCGTGGGTGGACGTCGGCCTGCCCGACGGCACCCGCCTGCACGCCGTCCTGCCGCCGGTCTCCGGCAGCGGCACGTGCCTGTCGCTACGGGTGCTGCGCCGCGCGACGCCGGATCTGACCGCACTGGCGGCGACCGGCGCGTTCCCCGGCGAGAGCGAGAGGCTGCTCCGCGCGCTGATCGCCGGCCGCCACGCCTTTCTCGTCACCGGGGGCACGGGCGCCGGCAAGACCACGCTGCTCTCCGCGCTGCTGGGCCTGGTCGACCCTGGGGAGCGCCTGGTGCTCTGCGAGGACGCCGCCGAGCTGGCGCCGGCCCACCCGCACGTCGTCCGCCTGCTCGGCCGGCCACCGAACGTCGAGGGCGCGGGCCTGGTCACGCTGCGGGACCTCGTCCGCCAGGCGCTGCGGATGCGGCCCGACCGGCTGGTCGTCGGGGAGGTGCGCGGTGCGGAGGTAGCCGACCTGCTCGCGGCCCTCAACACCGGGCACGACGGCGGCTGCGGCACGCTGCACGCCAACCGCCCCGCCGAGGTGCCCGCGCGGCTGGAGGCGCTCGGGGTCGCCGCAGGCCTGGACCGCGCGGCCGTGCACAGCCAGGCCGCCGCGGGCCTCGCCGTCGTCGTGCACGTGCGGCGGTCGGCCACCGGGCGGCGGGTCGGCGAGCTCGGCCTCGTGCGGCGCTCGGGGGAGTCGGTGGTGGTGGAGCCGGGATGGCGGGCCGACGGCGGCGCGTGCCCGGCGGAGGAGCGGCTGCACGACCTGCTGACGGCGGAGGAGCCGTGA